Proteins encoded in a region of the Pelobates fuscus isolate aPelFus1 chromosome 11, aPelFus1.pri, whole genome shotgun sequence genome:
- the KIRREL2 gene encoding kin of IRRE-like protein 2 — MEIHYLIVCVFLTAMLRKSHGAHFSQQPSDQVIVAGKSVTLPCVVVGYRGVVQWTMDGLALGAERDLPGWSRYSIIGDPALGEHNLHIESVELNDDAIYECQATQAALRSQRARLTVLIPPGEPMIPGSPILNVLLNVAYNLTCLAPVAKPAAEITWYRDGKQLDWAIYSKQLLSDGKSEGAASTLQITPSLQDSGASYACHVKNAALPEGRERAVTLSVQYPPKVTLSVEPPTISEGGTVTFICSAVSNPEVASYRWAKGGVLLPVSADSYQVTVDHTFFTAPVSCEVTNSVGSSNVSTAVNVLFGPRLLTEPRPMMVDLGGDTSFFCGWTGNPTPTQFWSKKGSGEVLSNGNTLILNKVTREDGGTYVCKAIVPRIGTMEREVTLTVRGPPVITSDTHFESTLGGKARLECLVETMPTPDRIIWTWDKNTLEDGSWGRFSVETRVTNEEAASFLIIDGAEQSDFQMEFNCSALNEFGEDSIIISLRQQAALPLTLLAIALGSGTLFLFVLVTISVLCCRRPRKNVKDTQILAVDVSGSEPSEKHPSDSEEDLKEPLHTDTESRGTSQTEHSDIPDEPQDPTNGYYKVRAQDDSRPTTVSYPEFSTPPRPLYSTPATLTPLCAAPSLQGPAKVYDYSHRYATTPRHSSERIHMPQGPSHMLLGPGHHQAPYARAFCSYVRPERYDTLETGPTLSRLSYASISTSCDYGRPTQRMQTHV; from the exons ATGGAGATACATTATCTGATAGTTTGTGTCTTCCTCACAGCCATGCTGCGGAAAA GTCATGGAGCCCATTTTTCCCAGCAGCCCTCAGATCAGGTGATTGTGGCTGGAAAATCGGTAACGCTGCCTTGTGTAGTGGTTGGCTATCGAGGAGTGGTGCAGTGGACGATGGACGGGTTGGCGCTGGGAGCAGAGCGAGATCTGccag GATGGTCTCGTTATTCTATCATCGGAGACCCTGCATTGGGTGAACATAATTTGCATATCGAGTCGGTGGAGCTCAATGATGATGCCATCTATGAATGCCAAGCTACCCAAGCAGCACTGAGGTCACAGCGTGCCCGTCTGACCGTGCTGA TCCCCCCAGGAGAACCAATGATCCCAGGCAGCCCTATCCTCAATGTCCTGCTGAATGTTGCATATAACCTCACGTGTCTGGCCCCCGTGGCTAAACCGGCAGCAGAGATCACCTGGTACCGTGATGGGAAACAGCTGGACTGGGCGATTTACAGCAAG CAATTGCTGTCAGATGGGAAGAGCGAGGGGGCTGCCAGCACTCTCCAGATCACCCCCAGCCTGCAGGACAGTGGGGCCAGCTATGCTTGTCACGTCAAAAATGCTGCGCTGCCGGAGGGGCGAGAACGGGCAGTAACGCTgagtgtgcagt ATCCCCCCAAAGTGACGCTCTCAGTGGAACCGCCAACCATTTCTGAAGGAGGCACGGTCACCTTTATTTGCAGTGCGGTCTCCAACCCAGAGGTTGCAAGTTACAG ATGGGCGAAAGGTGGTGTTCTTTTGCCGGTGTCAGCTGACAGCTACCAAGTGACCGTCGATCACACGTTCTTCACAGCGCCTGTCTCATGTGAGGTCACAAACAGTGTCGGAAGCAGTAATGTGAGCACCGCCGTAAATGTCTTAT tTGGGCCACGTCTTCTTACTGAGCCACGTCCTATGATGGTGGACCTGGGTGGTGATACTTCATTCTTCTGTGGTTGGACTGGGAATCCCACCCCAACTCAATTTTGGAGCAAGAAAGGATCTGGGGAG GTCCTTAGTAACGGGAACACATTGATATTGAATAAGGTCACTCGTGAAGACGGTGGAACCTATGTATGTAAAGCAATAGTGCCACGAATCGGGACCATGGAACGGGAAGTGACGCTGACCGTAAGAG GTCCCCCAGTGATCACAAGCGATACACACTTTGAAAGCACTCTCGGAGGAAAGGCACGACTTGAGTGTCTCGTTGAGACGATGCCCACGCCAGACAGAATT ATCTGGACGTGGGATAAGAACACCCTTGAAGATGGTTCATGGGGTCGTTTTTCCGTTGAGACAAGAGTTACAAATGAAGAAGCCGCTTCATTCCTGATTATCGACGGAGCAGAACAGTCTGATTTCCAGATGGAGTTTAACTGCAGTGCATTAAATGAATTTGGAGAGGATTCGATCATTATCTCTCTGAGACAGCAAG CCGCTTTGCCTCTAACTCTCTTGGCGATCGCCTTGGGCTCGGGGACGCTTTTCCTCTTTGTACTTGTGACaatctctgtgctgtgttgccgGCGACCACGAAAGA ATGTGAAGGACACTCAGATCTTGGCGGTggatgtgtctgggagtgaaCCCAGCGAAAAACACCCGAGTGATTCTGAAGAAGACCTAAAGGAGCCACTG cacacagacacagaatcCCGAGGGACGtcacagactgaacacagtgatatcCCCGATGAACCGCAG GATCCAACCAATGGATACTACAAAGTACGAGCTCAAGACGACTCTCGCCCCACCACTGTCTCCTACCCAGAATTCTCCACTCCCCCACGTCCTCTCTACTCAACTCCAGCTACTCTTACACCTCTGTGTGCTGCTCCCTCATTGCAAGGACCAGCCAAGGTGTATGACTACTCGCACCGATATGCCACAACCCCACGCCATTCCAGTGAGAGAATCCACATGCCACAGGGCCCCTCGCACATGCTGCTAGGACCTGGTCACCATCAAGCACCGTACGCTAGAGCGTTTTGCAGTTACGTTCGTCCTGAACGCTACGATACACTGGAGACAGGGCCTACACTCTCACGCCTTTCCTACGCATCCATCTCCACGTCCTGTGACTATGGAAGACCCACACAACGTATGCAGACTCATGTGTGA